Proteins from a genomic interval of Diospyros lotus cultivar Yz01 chromosome 6, ASM1463336v1, whole genome shotgun sequence:
- the LOC127804197 gene encoding uncharacterized protein LOC127804197, producing MASPALAQQPRNRKECNNRRDFIKYLREETEKAKIIVFHGGSKAAEQGGTLRILDTLMGQNPTANFLYLDVAAVKSVANQLGITDDNVPTVILYRYGGDAPVWISPNDSAQLDSRVRNFLGNSR from the exons atGGCATCACCGGCATTGGCCCAGCAACCCAGAAACAGGAAGGAATGCAACAACCGCAGGGACTTCATTAAGTACTTGCGAGAGGAGACCGAGAAAGCG AAAATTATTGTGTTCCACGGTGGAAGTAAAGCTGCTGAACAAGGTGGTACACTACGTATTCTGGACACTTTAATGGGTCAAAACCCTACTGCGAACTTCCTCTACTTGGATGTGGCTGCCGTGAAG TCGGTAGCCAACCAGTTAGGGATTACGGACGACAATGTGCCGACAGTGATACTATACAGATATGGAGGGGATGCGCCGGTTTGGATTTCGCCAAACGATTCGGCTCAACTGGACTCAAGAGTTCGTAACTTCTTGGGGAACAGTAGGTGA